Proteins encoded in a region of the Pseudomonas viciae genome:
- the rseP gene encoding RIP metalloprotease RseP gives MSALYMIVGTLVALGVLVTFHEFGHFWVARRCGVKVLRFSVGFGMPLLRWHDKKGTEFVVAAIPLGGYVKMLDEREGEVPADQLDQSFNRKTVRQRIAIVAAGPIANFLLAMVFFWALAMLGSEQVRPVIGAVEAGSVAARAGLGAGEEIVAIDGEPTSGWAAVNLQLVRRLGESGSLQLMVREQGSTTDSPRELMLDNWLKGADEPDPIRSLGIRPWRPALPPILAELDPKGPAQAAGLKTGDRLLALDGQPVSDWQQVVDSVRVRPDAKIVLRVERDGAPIDVPVALAARGERKAPTGYLGAGVKAVDWPPEMIREVSFGPVAAIGEGARRTWTMSVLTLDSLKKMLFGELSVKNLSGPITIAKVAGASAQSGVADFLNFLAYLSISLGVLNLLPIPVLDGGHLLFYLIEWARGRPLSDRVQGWGIQIGISLVVGVMLLALVNDLGRL, from the coding sequence ATGAGCGCGCTCTATATGATTGTCGGCACCCTGGTTGCATTGGGGGTGCTGGTCACATTTCACGAATTCGGTCATTTCTGGGTCGCGCGGCGCTGTGGCGTCAAGGTTCTGCGTTTTTCCGTGGGCTTTGGCATGCCGTTGCTGCGCTGGCACGACAAGAAAGGCACCGAGTTCGTCGTGGCGGCCATCCCGCTGGGCGGCTACGTGAAGATGCTCGACGAGCGCGAAGGTGAAGTACCGGCCGATCAGCTCGATCAATCGTTCAATCGCAAGACCGTTCGTCAGCGTATCGCCATCGTCGCGGCGGGGCCGATCGCCAATTTCCTGCTGGCCATGGTGTTTTTCTGGGCGCTGGCCATGCTGGGCAGCGAACAGGTGCGTCCGGTCATCGGCGCGGTCGAAGCCGGCAGCGTTGCCGCTCGGGCCGGGTTGGGTGCGGGAGAGGAAATCGTCGCGATCGATGGCGAGCCGACTTCGGGCTGGGCGGCGGTCAATCTGCAGCTGGTACGTCGCCTGGGCGAGAGCGGCTCATTGCAATTGATGGTGCGTGAGCAGGGCTCGACAACGGATTCGCCCCGGGAGTTGATGCTCGATAACTGGCTCAAGGGTGCTGACGAGCCGGACCCGATTCGCTCCCTGGGCATCCGTCCATGGCGCCCGGCATTGCCGCCCATACTCGCTGAACTTGACCCGAAAGGCCCGGCCCAGGCCGCAGGTCTGAAGACGGGTGACCGGTTGCTGGCACTCGATGGCCAGCCGGTCAGCGACTGGCAGCAGGTGGTCGATTCGGTCCGCGTACGTCCTGACGCCAAGATTGTCCTGCGCGTTGAGCGCGATGGTGCGCCGATCGACGTCCCGGTAGCCCTGGCGGCCCGTGGCGAGAGAAAGGCACCGACCGGTTATCTGGGGGCAGGCGTCAAGGCTGTCGACTGGCCTCCGGAGATGATTCGAGAGGTCAGTTTCGGCCCGGTGGCAGCGATTGGCGAGGGTGCGCGACGTACTTGGACCATGAGTGTCCTGACCCTCGACTCGCTCAAGAAAATGTTGTTCGGCGAGCTCTCGGTAAAAAACTTGAGTGGACCGATAACCATTGCTAAAGTGGCGGGCGCTTCTGCCCAGTCGGGCGTTGCTGATTTCCTGAATTTCCTTGCTTATCTGAGCATTAGCCTGGGGGTTCTGAATTTGCTGCCCATTCCGGTACTGGATGGGGGGCATTTGTTGTTTTATCTGATCGAGTGGGCGCGTGGTCGTCCCTTGTCGGATCGGGTGCAAGGTTGGGGGATACAGATCGGTATCAGCTTGGTGGTCGGGGTCATGTTGCTTGCCCTGGTCAACGATTTGGGTCGTCTGTAA
- the bamA gene encoding outer membrane protein assembly factor BamA → MKRLLLTAVLTVLMIAEVHAESFTISDIRVNGLQRVSAGSVFGALPLNVGEQADDRRLVESTRALFKTGFFQDIQLGRDGNVLVITVVERPSVASIEIEGNKAISTEDLMKGLKQSGLAEGEIFQRATLEGVRNELQRQYVAQGRYSATVDTEVVPQPRNRVGLKVNINEGTVAAIQHINVVGNTVFPDEDLIDLFELKTTNWLSFFKNDDKYAREKLSGDLERLRSYYLDRGYINMDIASTQVSITPDKKHVYITVNVNEGEKYTVRDVKLSGDLKVPEDQVKSLLLVQKGQVFSRKLMTTTSELITRRLGNEGYTFANVNGVPQPHDEDHTVDITFAVDPGKRAYVNRINFRGNTKSEDEVLRREMRQMEGGWASTYLIDQSKTRLERLGFFKEVNVETPAVPGVDDQVDVNYSVEEQASGSITASVGFAQSAGLILGGSITQNNFLGTGNKVSIGLTRSEYQTRYNFGYVDPYWTADGVSLGYNAFYRTTDYDELDSDISSYAVDSLGAGVNVGYPISETSRLTFGLTAQQDEISTGRYTVDEIFDFVDKEGDKYLNFKASAGWSESTLNKGVLATRGHSQSLVLETTTPGSDLSFFKLDYRGQLFQPLSDNYTMRLHTELGYGDGYGSTDGLPFYENYYAGGFNSVRGFKDSTLGPRSTPSSGNNPGTIRDPDQDPLPFGGNVLIQGGAEILFPMPFVKDQRSLRTSVFWDVGNVFDSSCSDTTNANGTSSNTKCNDISLSNMASSVGVGVTWVTALGPLSFALAMPIKKPDDAETQVFQFSLGQTF, encoded by the coding sequence ATGAAACGTCTGCTGCTAACTGCGGTTCTCACCGTATTGATGATCGCCGAAGTTCACGCCGAGTCCTTCACTATCTCTGATATTCGCGTCAATGGCCTCCAGCGGGTCTCCGCGGGTAGCGTCTTTGGTGCCTTGCCGTTGAACGTCGGCGAGCAGGCGGATGATCGGCGCCTGGTGGAATCCACTCGTGCGCTGTTCAAAACCGGTTTCTTTCAAGATATCCAACTGGGCCGTGACGGCAATGTCCTGGTCATCACGGTAGTGGAGCGCCCGTCGGTCGCCAGTATCGAGATCGAAGGCAACAAGGCGATCTCCACTGAAGACCTGATGAAAGGCCTCAAGCAATCCGGCCTGGCCGAAGGCGAGATCTTCCAGCGCGCCACCCTCGAAGGTGTGCGTAACGAGCTGCAGCGCCAATACGTCGCCCAGGGTCGCTACTCGGCCACCGTCGACACCGAAGTGGTGCCGCAGCCGCGCAACCGTGTCGGCCTCAAGGTCAACATCAACGAAGGCACCGTGGCGGCCATCCAGCACATCAACGTGGTGGGTAACACGGTTTTCCCTGATGAAGACCTGATCGACCTCTTCGAACTCAAGACCACCAACTGGCTGTCGTTCTTCAAGAACGATGACAAGTACGCCCGTGAAAAACTCTCCGGTGACCTGGAGCGCCTGCGTTCCTACTACCTGGACCGTGGCTACATCAACATGGACATCGCTTCGACCCAGGTGTCCATCACCCCGGACAAGAAGCACGTCTACATCACCGTCAACGTCAACGAAGGCGAGAAGTACACCGTTCGTGACGTCAAGCTCAGCGGTGACCTGAAAGTACCTGAAGACCAGGTCAAGTCGCTGTTGCTGGTGCAGAAGGGCCAGGTGTTCTCGCGCAAGCTGATGACCACCACGTCCGAACTGATCACCCGTCGCCTGGGTAACGAGGGCTACACCTTCGCCAACGTCAACGGCGTGCCGCAGCCGCACGATGAAGACCATACCGTCGACATCACTTTCGCCGTCGACCCGGGCAAGCGTGCCTACGTCAACCGCATCAACTTCCGTGGCAACACCAAGTCCGAGGACGAAGTGCTGCGCCGTGAAATGCGCCAGATGGAAGGGGGCTGGGCGTCGACCTACCTGATCGACCAGTCCAAGACCCGTCTGGAGCGGCTGGGCTTCTTCAAGGAAGTCAACGTCGAGACCCCGGCCGTACCGGGCGTCGATGACCAGGTGGATGTGAACTACAGCGTCGAAGAGCAGGCCTCCGGCTCGATCACCGCCAGTGTCGGTTTCGCCCAGAGCGCCGGTCTGATCCTCGGTGGCTCCATTACCCAGAACAACTTCCTGGGTACCGGTAACAAGGTCAGCATCGGCTTGACCCGTAGCGAATACCAGACCCGCTACAACTTCGGTTACGTGGACCCCTACTGGACCGCCGACGGTGTGAGCCTGGGCTATAACGCCTTCTATCGCACCACCGACTATGACGAGCTCGACTCCGACATCTCCAGCTATGCCGTGGACAGCCTGGGTGCAGGCGTCAACGTGGGTTATCCAATCAGCGAGACTTCGCGTCTGACCTTCGGTCTCACCGCCCAGCAGGACGAGATCAGCACCGGTCGTTATACCGTTGACGAGATTTTCGACTTCGTTGACAAGGAAGGCGACAAGTACCTGAACTTCAAGGCTTCGGCCGGTTGGTCCGAGTCGACTCTGAACAAGGGTGTGCTGGCAACTCGTGGCCACTCCCAGAGCCTGGTGCTCGAGACCACCACTCCTGGCAGCGACCTGTCGTTCTTCAAGCTCGACTACCGAGGCCAGCTGTTCCAGCCGCTGTCTGACAACTACACCATGCGCCTGCACACTGAACTGGGTTATGGCGACGGTTACGGTTCGACCGATGGCCTGCCGTTCTACGAGAACTACTATGCCGGTGGTTTCAACTCGGTTCGTGGCTTCAAGGACAGTACCCTGGGCCCACGCAGCACTCCGAGTTCGGGCAACAACCCGGGTACTATTCGTGATCCGGACCAGGATCCGCTTCCATTCGGTGGCAACGTGCTCATCCAGGGCGGCGCCGAAATCCTGTTCCCGATGCCGTTCGTCAAGGATCAGCGTTCCCTGCGTACCTCGGTATTCTGGGACGTGGGTAACGTCTTCGACTCCTCGTGCAGTGACACCACCAACGCCAACGGTACTAGCTCCAATACCAAGTGCAACGACATCAGCCTGAGCAACATGGCCAGTTCCGTGGGCGTGGGTGTGACCTGGGTCACCGCGCTGGGGCCTTTGAGCTTTGCGTTGGCGATGCCGATCAAGAAACCGGATGACGCTGAAACTCAAGTGTTCCAATTCTCCCTCGGCCAGACGTTCTAA
- the pyrH gene encoding UMP kinase, protein MAQQGSGYQARYKRILLKLSGEALMGSEEFGIDPKVLDRMALEVGQLVGIGVQVGLVIGGGNLFRGAALSAAGMDRVTGDHMGMLATVMNALAMRDALERANISAIVMSAISMVGVTDHYDRRKAMRHLNAKEVVIFAAGTGNPFFTTDSAACLRAIEIDADVVLKATKVDGVYTADPFKDPHAEKFDHLTYDEVLDRKLGVMDLTAICLCRDHKMPLRVFNMNKPGALLNIVHGGAEGTLIEEVQQ, encoded by the coding sequence ATGGCTCAGCAGGGCAGTGGTTATCAGGCTCGCTATAAACGCATTCTACTCAAGCTTAGCGGCGAGGCCCTGATGGGCTCGGAAGAGTTCGGGATCGATCCGAAAGTGCTGGATCGCATGGCCCTGGAAGTCGGCCAGTTGGTCGGGATCGGCGTTCAGGTCGGCCTGGTCATCGGTGGCGGCAACCTGTTCCGCGGCGCAGCGCTGAGCGCGGCCGGCATGGATCGGGTCACGGGCGACCACATGGGCATGCTGGCCACTGTGATGAACGCCTTGGCTATGCGCGACGCGCTTGAGCGTGCCAATATCTCGGCCATCGTGATGTCGGCCATTTCCATGGTCGGCGTGACCGATCACTACGACCGCCGCAAAGCCATGCGCCACCTCAACGCCAAGGAAGTGGTGATTTTTGCCGCCGGTACCGGTAATCCGTTCTTCACCACGGATTCGGCCGCCTGCCTGCGAGCGATCGAGATCGATGCCGATGTCGTGCTCAAGGCAACCAAGGTCGATGGTGTCTACACCGCTGATCCGTTCAAAGACCCGCATGCCGAGAAGTTCGATCATCTGACCTACGATGAAGTGCTGGATCGCAAGCTGGGTGTAATGGATCTGACGGCTATCTGCCTGTGCCGCGACCACAAGATGCCGCTGCGTGTCTTTAACATGAACAAGCCTGGCGCCCTGCTGAATATCGTGCATGGCGGCGCCGAAGGAACACTGATCGAGGAAGTGCAACAATGA
- the tsf gene encoding translation elongation factor Ts translates to MAEITAALVKELRERTGEGMMDCKKALTKAGGDIEKAIDDMRASGAIKAAKKAGNIAAEGAIGIKDDGKAAVIIEVNSQTDFLALQDDFKAFVAASVEKAFADKLTDAAPLIAAQESAREALVAKVGENVNIRRLVRVEGDVVGSYLHGNKIGVVVALKGGSVELAKDIAMHVAASNPEFLLPSEVSADAIEREKAVFMQLNEDKIKGKPAEIVEKMVAGRITKFLAEASLVEQAFVKNPEIKVGELAKKGGAEIVSFTYFKVGEGIEKPVDNFAEEVAAQLAASKQ, encoded by the coding sequence ATGGCAGAGATTACTGCAGCGTTGGTCAAAGAACTGCGCGAGCGTACCGGCGAAGGCATGATGGACTGCAAGAAAGCCTTGACCAAGGCTGGCGGCGACATCGAGAAAGCCATTGATGACATGCGTGCTTCGGGCGCCATCAAGGCTGCCAAGAAAGCCGGCAACATTGCCGCTGAAGGCGCGATCGGCATCAAGGATGACGGTAAAGCTGCCGTTATCATCGAAGTCAACTCGCAGACCGACTTCCTGGCCCTGCAAGACGACTTCAAGGCATTCGTTGCTGCCAGCGTAGAAAAAGCATTCGCCGACAAACTGACCGACGCAGCTCCGCTGATCGCCGCTCAGGAATCGGCTCGTGAAGCCCTGGTTGCCAAAGTAGGCGAAAACGTCAACATCCGTCGTCTGGTTCGCGTCGAAGGTGATGTTGTTGGTTCTTACCTGCACGGCAACAAGATCGGCGTGGTTGTAGCCCTCAAAGGCGGCAGCGTCGAGCTGGCTAAAGACATCGCGATGCACGTCGCTGCCAGCAACCCTGAGTTCCTGCTGCCGTCGGAAGTTTCCGCTGATGCTATCGAACGCGAGAAAGCCGTGTTCATGCAGCTCAACGAAGACAAGATCAAAGGCAAGCCAGCCGAAATCGTTGAAAAAATGGTTGCCGGTCGTATCACCAAGTTCCTGGCTGAAGCCAGCCTGGTTGAGCAGGCGTTCGTCAAGAACCCTGAAATCAAGGTCGGTGAACTGGCCAAGAAGGGCGGCGCTGAAATCGTTTCCTTTACCTACTTCAAAGTGGGCGAAGGCATCGAGAAGCCAGTAGACAACTTCGCTGAAGAAGTTGCTGCTCAGCTGGCTGCCAGCAAGCAATAA
- the frr gene encoding ribosome recycling factor yields the protein MINEIKKDAQERMQKSLESLSHAFGQIRTGKAHPSILGSVMVPYYGADTPLSGVANVTVKDSRTLQVVAFERNMLAAVDKAIQSAGLNLNPTNLGELLLISMPALTEETRKGFTKQARSAAEDARVAVRNIRRDALGELKKLVKDKEISEDEERRAAADIQKLTDKAEADIDSATKQKEADLMAV from the coding sequence ATGATCAACGAAATCAAGAAAGACGCTCAAGAGCGCATGCAGAAATCCCTGGAATCGCTGAGCCACGCGTTCGGCCAGATTCGTACTGGCAAGGCTCACCCGAGCATCCTGGGCAGTGTGATGGTGCCCTACTACGGTGCCGATACCCCCCTGAGCGGTGTTGCCAACGTTACGGTGAAAGATTCGCGCACCCTGCAAGTCGTGGCGTTTGAGCGCAATATGCTCGCGGCAGTCGACAAGGCCATCCAGAGCGCCGGCCTGAACCTCAACCCGACCAATCTGGGTGAGTTGCTGCTGATCTCCATGCCCGCCCTGACCGAAGAAACCCGCAAGGGCTTCACCAAGCAGGCGCGTAGCGCGGCCGAAGACGCTCGAGTTGCTGTGCGCAACATTCGCCGCGATGCATTGGGTGAATTGAAGAAACTGGTCAAGGACAAGGAAATCAGCGAAGACGAAGAGCGTCGTGCCGCTGCCGATATCCAAAAGCTGACCGACAAGGCTGAGGCTGACATCGACTCGGCCACCAAGCAAAAAGAAGCGGACCTGATGGCCGTATAA
- the uppS gene encoding polyprenyl diphosphate synthase, whose protein sequence is MEKTKQAVPFAVPRHVAIIMDGNNRWAKKRFMPGVAGHKAGVDAVRAVIEVCAEAGVEVLTLFAFSSENWQRPADEVSALMDLFLKALRREAKRLSENRISLRIIGDRSRFHPELQAAMREAEAATAGTDRFVLQIAANYGGQWDIAQAAQRLAREVQAGHLQPEDITPELLQTCLATGDLPLPDLCIRTGGDHRISNFLLWQLAYAELYFSDLFWPDFKHEAMRIALADFASRQRRFGKTSEQIEAGARV, encoded by the coding sequence ATGGAAAAGACCAAGCAGGCCGTGCCGTTTGCGGTGCCGCGCCACGTGGCGATCATCATGGACGGCAATAATCGCTGGGCCAAGAAACGCTTTATGCCCGGGGTTGCCGGGCATAAGGCAGGGGTCGACGCGGTTCGTGCGGTAATCGAGGTGTGCGCCGAGGCAGGGGTCGAGGTGCTGACCCTGTTCGCGTTCTCCAGCGAGAACTGGCAGCGTCCGGCCGATGAAGTCAGTGCCTTGATGGACCTGTTCCTCAAGGCCTTGCGTCGTGAGGCCAAGCGTCTCAGCGAGAACCGTATCAGCCTGCGTATCATTGGCGATCGCTCGCGTTTTCATCCGGAGCTGCAAGCGGCGATGCGAGAAGCCGAGGCCGCGACCGCTGGCACCGACCGGTTTGTCCTGCAGATCGCCGCCAACTATGGCGGCCAGTGGGACATTGCCCAGGCGGCCCAGCGGCTGGCGCGGGAAGTCCAGGCCGGGCACCTGCAGCCTGAGGACATCACGCCTGAGTTGTTGCAAACCTGTCTGGCGACCGGCGACCTGCCGTTGCCGGACTTGTGCATCCGCACCGGTGGCGACCACCGCATCAGCAATTTCCTGCTCTGGCAGCTGGCTTACGCCGAGCTGTACTTCTCCGACCTGTTCTGGCCGGACTTCAAACACGAAGCCATGCGTATCGCACTGGCTGATTTCGCTTCCCGTCAACGTCGCTTCGGTAAAACGAGCGAGCAGATCGAAGCCGGAGCCCGGGTTTAA
- the ispC gene encoding 1-deoxy-D-xylulose-5-phosphate reductoisomerase — protein sequence MSRPQQITVLGATGSIGLSTLDVIGRHPERYQVFALSGFTRLSELLALCIRHTPRFAVVPEAGVARALQDDLRAAGLPTRVLVGEEGLCQVASAPEVDAVMAAIVGAAGLRPTLAAVEAGKKILLANKEALVMSGALFMQAVRKSGSVLLPIDSEHNAIFQCMPQDFSRGLGAVGVRRILLTASGGPFRQTPLEELVHVSPEQACAHPNWSMGRKISVDSASMMNKGLELIEACWLFDAKPSQVEVVIHPQSVIHSLVDYIDGSVLAQLGNPDMRTPIANALAWPARIDSGVAPLDLFAIARLDFQAPDEQRFPCLRLARQAAEAGNSAPAMLNAANEVAVAAFLEGRVRYPEIASIIEEVLNLEAVVSVDDLDAVFTADARARELAGQWLRRHGR from the coding sequence GTGAGTCGTCCTCAACAGATCACCGTCCTGGGGGCGACCGGTTCGATCGGCCTCAGTACGCTTGATGTCATCGGCCGGCATCCGGAGCGCTACCAGGTGTTCGCCCTTAGCGGCTTCACGCGCTTGAGTGAGCTGCTGGCGCTGTGCATACGCCACACGCCGCGCTTTGCCGTGGTGCCTGAGGCAGGTGTGGCGCGGGCGCTACAGGATGATCTGCGCGCGGCTGGCCTGCCTACACGCGTGCTGGTGGGGGAGGAGGGCCTGTGTCAGGTGGCCTCCGCTCCTGAAGTTGACGCAGTGATGGCGGCGATTGTCGGTGCGGCGGGCTTGCGTCCGACGCTGGCGGCGGTGGAGGCTGGCAAGAAGATCCTGTTGGCCAATAAAGAAGCGCTGGTGATGTCTGGCGCGCTGTTCATGCAGGCTGTGCGCAAAAGCGGCTCGGTACTGCTGCCCATCGACAGCGAGCACAATGCGATTTTTCAATGCATGCCGCAGGATTTTTCCCGTGGCTTGGGCGCGGTGGGTGTCCGGCGGATTTTGCTGACAGCCTCCGGTGGTCCGTTCCGGCAGACGCCGCTGGAAGAATTGGTGCATGTTTCACCTGAGCAGGCCTGTGCTCATCCGAACTGGTCCATGGGGCGCAAGATTTCCGTGGATTCGGCCAGCATGATGAACAAGGGGCTGGAGCTGATCGAGGCCTGCTGGCTGTTCGACGCCAAACCGTCCCAGGTCGAGGTGGTGATTCACCCGCAGAGCGTGATTCACTCCCTGGTGGACTATATCGACGGTTCGGTGCTGGCCCAGTTGGGCAATCCGGACATGCGCACGCCGATCGCCAATGCCCTGGCCTGGCCTGCGCGGATCGATTCAGGTGTGGCGCCGCTGGACCTGTTCGCCATCGCTCGCCTGGATTTCCAGGCGCCCGATGAGCAGCGCTTCCCTTGCCTGCGTCTGGCACGACAGGCGGCCGAGGCGGGCAACAGCGCGCCGGCCATGCTTAACGCCGCCAATGAAGTGGCGGTGGCAGCGTTTCTCGAGGGACGTGTCCGTTACCCCGAGATCGCGAGTATCATCGAGGAAGTCTTGAACCTCGAGGCCGTGGTTTCGGTCGATGACCTCGACGCGGTATTCACGGCGGACGCCAGGGCTCGCGAGTTGGCGGGTCAATGGCTGAGGCGCCACGGGCGTTGA
- the rpsB gene encoding 30S ribosomal protein S2 produces MSQVNMRDMLKAGVHFGHQTRYWNPKMGKYIFGARNKIHIINLEKTLPMFNEALTFVERLAQGKNKILFVGTKRSAGKIVAEEAARCGSPYVDHRWLGGMLTNFKTIRASIKRLRDLEVQSEDGTFAKLTKKEALMRTRDLEKLDRSLGGIKDMGGLPDALFVIDVDHERIAITEANKLGIPVIGVVDTNSSPEGVDYIIPGNDDAIRAIQLYMGSMADAVIRGRNNVNGGTEVFAEEAPAAAAE; encoded by the coding sequence ATGTCCCAAGTCAACATGCGCGATATGCTGAAGGCCGGTGTGCACTTCGGTCACCAGACCCGTTACTGGAACCCGAAAATGGGTAAGTACATTTTCGGCGCGCGTAACAAGATCCACATCATCAACCTTGAAAAAACCCTGCCAATGTTCAACGAGGCACTGACCTTCGTAGAGCGCCTGGCCCAGGGCAAAAACAAGATTCTGTTCGTCGGCACCAAGCGTTCCGCTGGCAAGATCGTTGCTGAAGAAGCAGCACGTTGCGGTTCGCCGTACGTCGATCACCGCTGGTTGGGCGGCATGCTGACCAACTTCAAGACCATTCGCGCTTCCATCAAGCGTCTGCGTGACCTTGAAGTTCAGTCCGAAGACGGTACTTTCGCCAAGCTGACCAAGAAAGAAGCGCTGATGCGCACTCGCGATCTTGAGAAGCTGGACCGCTCCCTGGGCGGTATCAAGGACATGGGCGGTCTGCCTGACGCACTGTTCGTGATCGACGTTGATCACGAGCGCATCGCGATCACCGAAGCCAACAAGCTGGGTATCCCGGTCATCGGCGTTGTCGATACCAACAGCAGCCCGGAAGGCGTTGACTACATAATCCCAGGCAACGATGACGCCATTCGCGCCATCCAGCTGTACATGGGTTCGATGGCTGACGCTGTTATCCGTGGTCGCAACAATGTTAACGGCGGCACCGAAGTCTTCGCTGAAGAAGCTCCGGCAGCAGCCGCTGAGTAA
- a CDS encoding OmpH family outer membrane protein, with protein MRKLTQLVLLATVLVAGPAFADMKIAVLNYQMALLESDAAKKYAVDAEKKFGPQLTKLKGLESSAKGIQDRLVAGGDKMAQGERERLELEFKQKARDFQFQSKELNEAKAVADREMLKQLKPKLDSAVEEVIKKGGFDLVFERGAVIDVKPQYDITRQVIERMNQLK; from the coding sequence GTGCGTAAGTTGACTCAATTGGTTCTCCTGGCGACCGTACTGGTCGCAGGTCCGGCTTTTGCCGACATGAAGATCGCCGTGCTGAACTATCAGATGGCCTTGCTGGAATCCGATGCGGCGAAGAAATACGCCGTGGATGCCGAGAAAAAATTCGGTCCGCAACTGACCAAGCTCAAGGGCCTGGAAAGCAGCGCCAAGGGTATTCAGGATCGTCTGGTAGCCGGTGGCGACAAGATGGCCCAAGGCGAGCGCGAGCGTCTGGAGCTTGAGTTCAAGCAAAAGGCCCGTGATTTCCAGTTCCAATCCAAGGAGCTGAACGAAGCCAAAGCCGTTGCCGACCGTGAAATGCTCAAGCAGCTCAAGCCGAAACTCGACAGTGCTGTGGAAGAAGTCATCAAGAAAGGTGGTTTTGACCTGGTGTTCGAGCGTGGCGCAGTGATTGATGTCAAGCCTCAGTACGACATCACGCGTCAGGTTATCGAGCGCATGAATCAGCTGAAGTAA
- the map gene encoding type I methionyl aminopeptidase, with translation MTVTLKTPEDIAKMRVAGKLAADVLEMIADHVKPGVTTEELDRICHDYIVNEQKAIPAPLNYKGFPKSICTSINHVVCHGIPNEKPLKDGDTLNIDVTVIKDGYHGDTSRMFHVGNVPEWAQRLSKVTQECMYMAIELVKPGCRLGDIGEVIQKHAQKNGFSVVREFCGHGIGKVFHEEPQILHYGRAGTGMELQAGMTFTIEPMINQGRADTKVLGDGWTAITKDRKLSAQWEHTLLVTETGYEIFTLRSDDTIPRVSA, from the coding sequence ATGACCGTTACCCTCAAGACCCCCGAGGACATCGCCAAAATGCGTGTCGCCGGCAAACTCGCCGCCGATGTGCTGGAGATGATCGCCGACCACGTCAAGCCTGGCGTGACCACCGAAGAGCTGGACCGCATCTGCCACGACTATATCGTCAACGAGCAGAAGGCCATCCCTGCCCCACTCAACTATAAAGGCTTCCCGAAGTCGATCTGTACCTCGATCAACCACGTGGTCTGCCACGGCATCCCCAACGAAAAGCCGTTGAAGGATGGCGACACCCTGAACATCGACGTCACCGTCATCAAGGACGGCTACCACGGCGACACCAGCCGCATGTTCCACGTCGGCAACGTGCCGGAGTGGGCCCAGCGCCTGTCGAAAGTCACCCAGGAATGCATGTACATGGCCATTGAGCTGGTGAAACCGGGCTGCCGCCTGGGTGACATCGGCGAAGTGATCCAGAAGCACGCGCAGAAGAACGGCTTTTCGGTGGTGCGCGAGTTCTGCGGCCACGGTATCGGCAAGGTGTTCCACGAAGAACCGCAGATCCTGCACTACGGCCGTGCCGGCACCGGCATGGAGCTGCAAGCAGGCATGACGTTCACCATCGAGCCGATGATCAACCAGGGCCGCGCCGACACCAAGGTCCTGGGCGACGGCTGGACTGCCATCACCAAGGACCGCAAGCTGTCGGCCCAATGGGAGCACACCTTGCTGGTGACCGAGACCGGTTACGAAATCTTCACCCTGCGCAGCGATGACACCATCCCTCGCGTTTCCGCCTGA
- a CDS encoding phosphatidate cytidylyltransferase: MLKQRIITALILLPIALGGFFLLEGASFALFIGLVVTLGAWEWARLAGFPEQSARVAYAAAVAAMLFVMYLVPGIAPWVLGAAVLWWATATFLVLTYPRTSHHWANAATKLMIGLLILLPAWQGLIWIKQGALGNWQIMAVMVLVWGADVGAYFSGKAFGKRKLAPKVSPGKSWEGVYGGLALSLVITAVVGVMREWTAGQLLVGLFGAALIVFVSVVGDLTESMFKRQSGIKDSSNLLPGHGGVLDRIDSLTAAIPIFAVLLWMAAS, encoded by the coding sequence ATGCTCAAACAACGAATCATCACTGCCCTGATCCTGTTGCCCATCGCCTTGGGCGGGTTTTTCCTGCTCGAGGGGGCAAGTTTTGCCCTGTTCATCGGGCTGGTGGTGACCCTGGGGGCGTGGGAGTGGGCGCGGTTGGCAGGCTTTCCTGAGCAGTCGGCGCGCGTGGCCTACGCCGCGGCCGTGGCGGCCATGCTGTTCGTCATGTACCTGGTGCCGGGCATCGCGCCCTGGGTGCTGGGTGCTGCGGTGTTGTGGTGGGCAACGGCGACCTTCCTGGTCTTGACCTATCCGCGGACCTCTCATCATTGGGCCAATGCGGCGACCAAGCTGATGATCGGTCTTTTGATCCTGCTGCCGGCCTGGCAAGGGCTGATCTGGATCAAGCAGGGCGCGCTGGGTAACTGGCAGATCATGGCAGTGATGGTGCTGGTCTGGGGGGCCGACGTCGGGGCGTATTTCTCCGGCAAGGCCTTCGGCAAGCGCAAGCTGGCACCGAAGGTCAGTCCCGGCAAGAGCTGGGAAGGCGTCTACGGCGGCCTGGCCCTGAGTTTGGTGATCACGGCAGTGGTCGGCGTCATGCGGGAGTGGACTGCCGGGCAACTGCTGGTTGGCCTGTTTGGCGCGGCCCTCATTGTATTCGTGTCGGTGGTGGGCGATCTGACCGAGAGCATGTTCAAGCGTCAGTCCGGGATCAAGGACAGCAGTAATCTGTTGCCGGGTCATGGCGGTGTGCTCGATCGCATTGACAGTCTGACCGCCGCGATCCCGATCTTCGCCGTGCTGTTGTGGATGGCGGCATCGTGA